The Pieris brassicae chromosome 6, ilPieBrab1.1, whole genome shotgun sequence genome window below encodes:
- the LOC123710667 gene encoding armadillo segment polarity protein isoform X2: MSYQIPSSQSRTMSHSNYGGSDVPMAPSKEQQTLMWQQNSYLVDSGINSGAATQVPSLTGKEDDEMEGDQLMFDLDQGFAQGFTQEQVDDMNQQLSQTRSQRVRAAMFPETLEEGIEIPSTQLDPAQPTAVQRLSEPSQMLKHAVVNLINYQDDADLATRAIPELIKLLNDEDQVVVSQAAMMVHQLSKKEASRHAIMNSPQMVAALVRAISNSNDLETTKGAVGTLHNLSHHRQGLLAIFKSGGIPALVKLLSSPVESVLFYAITTLHNLLLHQDGSKMAVRLAGGLQKMVALLQRNNVKFLAIVTDCLQILAYGNQESKLIILASQGPIELVRIMRSYDYEKLLWTTSRVLKVLSVCSSNKPAIVEAGGMQALAMHLGNPSGRLVQNCLWTLRNLSDAATKVDGLEQLLQSLVQVLASTDVNIVTCAAGILSNLTCNNQRNKVTVCQAGGVDALVRTVVSAGDREEITEPAVCALRHLTSRHVDSEMAQNAVRLHYGLPVIVKLLQPPSRWPLVKAVVGLVRNLALCPANHAPLREHGAVHHLVRLLLRAFNDTQRQRGSVSGGTGPGGAYADGVRMEEIVEGAVGALHILAREGLNRALIRQQNVIPVFVQLLFNEIENIQRVAAGVLCELAADKEGAEMIEAEGATAPLTELLHSRNEGVATYAAAVLFRMSEDKPHDYKKRLSMELTNSLFRDDHQMWPNDLTMQPDLQDMLGPEQGYEGLYGTRPSFHQQA, encoded by the exons ATGAGCTATCAGATACCATCATCACAAAGCCGGACAA TGTCGCACAGCAATTATGGTGGATCTGATGTGCCTATGGCGCCAAGTAAGGAGCAACAGACTCTCATGTGGCAACAGAACTCATACTTGGTGGATTCTGGCATCAACTCTGGGGCTGCTACTCAG GTGCCATCACTCACTGGGAAGGAAGATGACGAAATGGAAGGAGATCAACTTATGTTTGACCTGGATCAAGGATTTGCACAGGGGTTCACTCAGGAACAAGTTGACG ATATGAACCAACAGCTTTCGCAGACCCGCTCCCAGCGTGTCCGTGCAGCAATGTTCCCTGAAACGTTGGAAGAGGGTATTGAAATCCCTTCAACTCAGTTGGACCCAGCTCAACCGACTGCTGTCCAACGTTTATCAGAGCCTTCACAGATGTTGAAGCATGCCGTggttaacttaattaattatcaagaTGATGCCGATTTGGCAACTAG ggcAATCCCAGAGTTGATAAAACTCCTTAATGATGAAGATCAAGTGGTTGTTTCTCAAGCTGCCATGATGGTCCATCAGCTCTCCAAGAAGGAAGCATCTCGTCACGCCATCATGAACTCTCCACAAATGGTGGCCGCTTTGGTCAGAGCCATATCGAACAGCAACGACCTGGAGACGACCAAGGGAGCCGTGGGGACCCTTCACAACTTGTCTCATCATCGCCAAGGTCTGCTGGCCATCTTCAAAAGTGGAGGAATACCGGCTCTGGTGAAGCTTTTAAGTTCTCCGGTGGAATCGGTCCTGTTCTACGCCATCACCACCCTCCACAACCTACTCTTACACCAGGACGGTTCCAAGATGGCCGTGCGTTTGGCCGGCGGGCTGCAGAAAATGGTCGCTTTGCTTCAGAGGAATAACGTGAAGTTCCTGGCAATCGTGACGGATTGTCTGCAGATTCTGGCCTACGGAAACCAGGAGTCGAAGCTGATTATTCTGGCGTCTCAGGGTCCCATCGAATTGGTGCGAATCATGCGCTCTTATGACTATGAGAAGCTGCTGTGGACCACTTCAAGAGTTCTTAAG GTTCTCTCCGTGTGCTCGAGCAACAAGCCGGCCATAGTGGAGGCCGGAGGCATGCAGGCCTTGGCCATGCACCTGGGCAACCCCAGCGGACGGCTGGTGCAGAACTGTCTTTGGACTTTGAGAAATCTATCCGATGCCGCCACTAAG GTCGACGGACTGGAACAACTGCTGCAAAGCTTGGTGCAAGTGCTGGCCTCCACCGACGTGAACATCGTCACTTGCGCCGCCGGAATCCTCTCCAATCTGACCTGTAACAACCAACGCAATAAG GTGACCGTGTGCCAGGCGGGAGGCGTGGACGCCCTGGTGCGCACCGTCGTGTCTGCCGGAGATCGCGAGGAGATCACGGAGCCCGCCGTCTGCGCCCTCCGCCACCTCACCTCGCGCCACGTCGACAGCGAGATGGCGCAGAACGCCGTGCGCCTGCACTACGGCCTCCCG GTGATAGTGAAGCTCCTGCAGCCGCCTTCCCGTTGGCCTCTGGTGAAGGCCGTGGTGGGCCTGGTGCGCAACTTGGCCCTCTGCCCCGCCAACCACGCCCCGCTCAGGGAGCACGGGGCCGTGCATCATCTGGTTAGGCTTCTGCTGCGCGCCTTTAACGACACACAGAGG CAACGGGGCTCGGTGTCGGGCGGCACGGGCCCGGGCGGGGCCTACGCCGACGGAGTGCGCATGGAGGAGATCGTGGAGGGGGCCGTGGGGGCCTTGCACATCTTGGCCCGCGAGGGACTCAACCGGGCCCTCATCCGGCAGCAGAATGTCATCCCCGTCTTCGTGCAGCTGCTCTTCAACGAGATCGAGAACATACAG CGCGTGGCGGCCGGCGTGCTCTGCGAGCTGGCGGCGGACAAGGAAGGCGCCGAGATGATAGAGGCCGAAGGGGCCACCGCGCCCCTCACGGAGCTGCTGCACTCGCGGAACGAAG GCGTGGCCACGTACGCAGCCGCCGTACTGTTCCGCATGTCGGAGGACAAGCCCCACGACTACAAGAAGCGTCTGTCCATGGAGCTGACCAACTCGCTCTTCAGGGACGACCACCAGATGTGGCCCAACGACCTGACCATGCAACCCGATCTCCAG GACATGCTAGGGCCGGAGCAGGGCTACGAGGGCTTGTACGGGACGAGGCCATCCTTTCACCAACAAG CTTAA
- the LOC123710667 gene encoding armadillo segment polarity protein isoform X1, with translation MSYQIPSSQSRTMSHSNYGGSDVPMAPSKEQQTLMWQQNSYLVDSGINSGAATQVPSLTGKEDDEMEGDQLMFDLDQGFAQGFTQEQVDDMNQQLSQTRSQRVRAAMFPETLEEGIEIPSTQLDPAQPTAVQRLSEPSQMLKHAVVNLINYQDDADLATRAIPELIKLLNDEDQVVVSQAAMMVHQLSKKEASRHAIMNSPQMVAALVRAISNSNDLETTKGAVGTLHNLSHHRQGLLAIFKSGGIPALVKLLSSPVESVLFYAITTLHNLLLHQDGSKMAVRLAGGLQKMVALLQRNNVKFLAIVTDCLQILAYGNQESKLIILASQGPIELVRIMRSYDYEKLLWTTSRVLKVLSVCSSNKPAIVEAGGMQALAMHLGNPSGRLVQNCLWTLRNLSDAATKVDGLEQLLQSLVQVLASTDVNIVTCAAGILSNLTCNNQRNKVTVCQAGGVDALVRTVVSAGDREEITEPAVCALRHLTSRHVDSEMAQNAVRLHYGLPVIVKLLQPPSRWPLVKAVVGLVRNLALCPANHAPLREHGAVHHLVRLLLRAFNDTQRQRGSVSGGTGPGGAYADGVRMEEIVEGAVGALHILAREGLNRALIRQQNVIPVFVQLLFNEIENIQRVAAGVLCELAADKEGAEMIEAEGATAPLTELLHSRNEGVATYAAAVLFRMSEDKPHDYKKRLSMELTNSLFRDDHQMWPNDLTMQPDLQDMLGPEQGYEGLYGTRPSFHQQGYDQIPIDSMQGLEIGSGFAMELDVAEGEGAFPQPPLDNANVAAWYDTDL, from the exons ATGAGCTATCAGATACCATCATCACAAAGCCGGACAA TGTCGCACAGCAATTATGGTGGATCTGATGTGCCTATGGCGCCAAGTAAGGAGCAACAGACTCTCATGTGGCAACAGAACTCATACTTGGTGGATTCTGGCATCAACTCTGGGGCTGCTACTCAG GTGCCATCACTCACTGGGAAGGAAGATGACGAAATGGAAGGAGATCAACTTATGTTTGACCTGGATCAAGGATTTGCACAGGGGTTCACTCAGGAACAAGTTGACG ATATGAACCAACAGCTTTCGCAGACCCGCTCCCAGCGTGTCCGTGCAGCAATGTTCCCTGAAACGTTGGAAGAGGGTATTGAAATCCCTTCAACTCAGTTGGACCCAGCTCAACCGACTGCTGTCCAACGTTTATCAGAGCCTTCACAGATGTTGAAGCATGCCGTggttaacttaattaattatcaagaTGATGCCGATTTGGCAACTAG ggcAATCCCAGAGTTGATAAAACTCCTTAATGATGAAGATCAAGTGGTTGTTTCTCAAGCTGCCATGATGGTCCATCAGCTCTCCAAGAAGGAAGCATCTCGTCACGCCATCATGAACTCTCCACAAATGGTGGCCGCTTTGGTCAGAGCCATATCGAACAGCAACGACCTGGAGACGACCAAGGGAGCCGTGGGGACCCTTCACAACTTGTCTCATCATCGCCAAGGTCTGCTGGCCATCTTCAAAAGTGGAGGAATACCGGCTCTGGTGAAGCTTTTAAGTTCTCCGGTGGAATCGGTCCTGTTCTACGCCATCACCACCCTCCACAACCTACTCTTACACCAGGACGGTTCCAAGATGGCCGTGCGTTTGGCCGGCGGGCTGCAGAAAATGGTCGCTTTGCTTCAGAGGAATAACGTGAAGTTCCTGGCAATCGTGACGGATTGTCTGCAGATTCTGGCCTACGGAAACCAGGAGTCGAAGCTGATTATTCTGGCGTCTCAGGGTCCCATCGAATTGGTGCGAATCATGCGCTCTTATGACTATGAGAAGCTGCTGTGGACCACTTCAAGAGTTCTTAAG GTTCTCTCCGTGTGCTCGAGCAACAAGCCGGCCATAGTGGAGGCCGGAGGCATGCAGGCCTTGGCCATGCACCTGGGCAACCCCAGCGGACGGCTGGTGCAGAACTGTCTTTGGACTTTGAGAAATCTATCCGATGCCGCCACTAAG GTCGACGGACTGGAACAACTGCTGCAAAGCTTGGTGCAAGTGCTGGCCTCCACCGACGTGAACATCGTCACTTGCGCCGCCGGAATCCTCTCCAATCTGACCTGTAACAACCAACGCAATAAG GTGACCGTGTGCCAGGCGGGAGGCGTGGACGCCCTGGTGCGCACCGTCGTGTCTGCCGGAGATCGCGAGGAGATCACGGAGCCCGCCGTCTGCGCCCTCCGCCACCTCACCTCGCGCCACGTCGACAGCGAGATGGCGCAGAACGCCGTGCGCCTGCACTACGGCCTCCCG GTGATAGTGAAGCTCCTGCAGCCGCCTTCCCGTTGGCCTCTGGTGAAGGCCGTGGTGGGCCTGGTGCGCAACTTGGCCCTCTGCCCCGCCAACCACGCCCCGCTCAGGGAGCACGGGGCCGTGCATCATCTGGTTAGGCTTCTGCTGCGCGCCTTTAACGACACACAGAGG CAACGGGGCTCGGTGTCGGGCGGCACGGGCCCGGGCGGGGCCTACGCCGACGGAGTGCGCATGGAGGAGATCGTGGAGGGGGCCGTGGGGGCCTTGCACATCTTGGCCCGCGAGGGACTCAACCGGGCCCTCATCCGGCAGCAGAATGTCATCCCCGTCTTCGTGCAGCTGCTCTTCAACGAGATCGAGAACATACAG CGCGTGGCGGCCGGCGTGCTCTGCGAGCTGGCGGCGGACAAGGAAGGCGCCGAGATGATAGAGGCCGAAGGGGCCACCGCGCCCCTCACGGAGCTGCTGCACTCGCGGAACGAAG GCGTGGCCACGTACGCAGCCGCCGTACTGTTCCGCATGTCGGAGGACAAGCCCCACGACTACAAGAAGCGTCTGTCCATGGAGCTGACCAACTCGCTCTTCAGGGACGACCACCAGATGTGGCCCAACGACCTGACCATGCAACCCGATCTCCAG GACATGCTAGGGCCGGAGCAGGGCTACGAGGGCTTGTACGGGACGAGGCCATCCTTTCACCAACAAG GCTACGACCAGATCCCGATAGACTCGATGCAGGGCTTGGAGATCGGCAGCGGTTTCGCCATGGAGCTGGACGTCGCCGAGGGCGAGGGCGCCTTCCCGCAGCCCCCGCTGGACAACGCCAACGTGGCCGCCTGGTACGACACGGACCTCTAG